One window of Panthera tigris isolate Pti1 chromosome C2, P.tigris_Pti1_mat1.1, whole genome shotgun sequence genomic DNA carries:
- the LOC122230594 gene encoding keratin-associated protein 16-1-like, giving the protein MCHTSCSAGCQASCGSSGPCQASCCVPVSCKPVCVPVSCRLAVCVPVSCRPACVPSCQSSVCVPVSCKPECVPSCQSSVCVPVSCRPECVPSCQSSTCVPVSCTPAVCVPVSCRPACVPSCQSSVCVPVSCKPECVPSCQSSVCVPVSCRPECVPSCQSSTCVPVSCTPAVCVPVSCRPACVPSCQSSVCVPVSCRPECVPSCQSSVCVPVSCRPECVPSCQASTCVPVSCTPTVCVPVSCRPECVPSCQSSMCVPVSCRPAVCVPVSCRPACVPSCQSSTCVPVSCKPECVPSCQASTCVPVSCTPTVCVPVSCKPACVPSCQASTCVPVSCTPTVCVPVSCKPECVCP; this is encoded by the coding sequence ATGTGCCACACCAGCTGCTCCGCGGGCTGCCAGGCTTCCTGCGGCTCCTCCGGCCCCTGCCAGGCGTCCTGCTGTGTGCCCGTGAGCTGCAAGCCCGTGTGCGTGCCCGTGAGCTGCAGACTCGCCGTGTGCGTGCCCGTGAGCTGCAGGCCCGCGTGTGTGCCCTCCTGCCAGTCCTCCGTGTGCGTGCCCGTGAGCTGCAAGCCTGAGTGTGTGCCCTCCTGCCAGTCCTCCGTGTGCGTGCCCGTGAGCTGCAGGCCCGAGTGTGTGCCCTCCTGCCAGTCCTCCACGTGCGTGCCCGTGAGCTGCACACCCGCCGTGTGCGTGCCCGTGAGCTGCAGGCCCGCGTGTGTGCCCTCCTGCCAGTCCTCCGTGTGCGTGCCCGTGAGCTGCAAGCCTGAGTGTGTGCCCTCCTGCCAGTCCTCCGTGTGCGTGCCCGTGAGCTGCAGGCCCGAGTGTGTGCCCTCCTGCCAGTCCTCCACGTGCGTGCCCGTGAGCTGCACACCCGCCGTGTGCGTGCCCGTGAGCTGCAGGCCCGCGTGTGTGCCCTCCTGCCAGTCCTCCGTGTGCGTGCCCGTGAGCTGCAGGCCTGAGTGTGTGCCCTCCTGCCAGTCCTCCGTGTGCGTGCCCGTGAGCTGCAGGCCCGAGTGTGTGCCCTCCTGCCAGGCCTCCACGTGCGTGCCCGTGAGCTGCACACCCACTGTGTGCGTGCCCGTGAGCTGCAGGCCCGAGTGTGTGCCCTCCTGCCAGTCCTCCATGTGCGTGCCCGTGAGCTGCCGACCCGCCGTGTGCGTGCCCGTGAGCTGCAGGCCCGCGTGTGTGCCCTCCTGCCAGTCCTCCACGTGCGTGCCCGTGAGCTGCAAGCCCGAGTGTGTGCCCTCCTGCCAGGCCTCCACGTGCGTGCCCGTGAGCTGCACACCCACCGTGTGCGTGCCCGTGAGCTGCAAGCCCGCGTGTGTGCCCTCCTGCCAGGCCTCCACGTGCGTGCCCGTGAGCTGCACACCCACCGTGTGCGTGCCCGTGAGCTGCAAGCCTGAGTGTGTGTGCCCGTGA
- the LOC102971720 gene encoding keratin-associated protein 12-2-like translates to MCHTSCSAGCQASCGSSGPCQASCCVPVSCKPVCVPVSCRLAVCVPVSCRPACVPSCQSSVCVPMSCRPKCVPSCQSSVCMPVSCRPECVPSCQSSTCVPVSCRPAVCVPVSCKPACVPSCRPSCPTLVCRPVCCSSPSCF, encoded by the coding sequence ATGTGCCACACCAGCTGCTCCGCGGGCTGCCAGGCTTCCTGCGGCTCCTCCGGCCCCTGCCAGGCGTCCTGCTGTGTGCCCGTGAGCTGCAAGCCCGTGTGCGTGCCCGTGAGCTGCAGACTCGCCGTGTGCGTGCCCGTGAGCTGCAGGCCCGCGTGTGTGCCCTCCTGCCAGTCCTCCGTGTGCGTGCCCATGAGCTGCAGGCCCAAGTGTGTGCCTTCCTGCCAGTCCTCCGTGTGCATGCCCGTGAGCTGCAGGCCCGAGTGTGTGCCCTCCTGCCAGTCCTCCACGTGCGTGCCCGTGAGCTGCCGACCCGCCGTGTGCGTGCCCGTGAGCTGCAAGCCCGCGTGTGTGCCCTCCTGCcggccctcctgccccaccctggTCTGCAGACCCGTGTGCTGTAGCTCCCCGAGCTGCTTCTGA
- the LOC122242010 gene encoding keratin-associated protein 12-1-like: protein MCHTSGSTGCQPACRVPSSCQASCYVPSSCQASCYLPSSCQASCYVPSSCQASCYVPSSCQTSCRVPVSCKPVVYLPVSCKPIVCVTPSCQSSGCCRPSCPTLVLRPVPCGTPNCG, encoded by the coding sequence ATGTGCCACACCAGCGGCTCCACTGGCTGCCAGCCGGCCTGCCGTGTGCCCAGCTCCTGCCAGGCGTCCTGCTACGTGCCCAGCTCCTGCCAGGCGTCCTGCTACCTGCCCAGCTCCTGCCAGGCGTCCTGCTATGTGCCCAGCTCCTGCCAGGCATCCTGCTACGTGCCCAGCTCCTGCCAGACGTCTTGCCGCGTGCCCGTGAGCTGCAAGCCTGTTGTGTACCTGCCTGTGAGCTGCAAGCCCATTGTGTGTGTGACCCCCTCCTGCCAGTCCTCTGGGTGCTGCCGGCCCTCCTGTCCCACCCTGGTCCTCAGGCCTGTTCCCTGCGGCACCCCTAACTGTGGCTAG
- the LOC122230595 gene encoding keratin-associated protein 10-4-like, translating into MAASTLSVCSSDLSYGSRVCLPGASDSCPDSSWQEDDCPESCCEPPCCAPAPCLTLLCGPSSPCQGDCCTPACCKPVCCTPEHCCTPVCCKPVCCTPVCCEDSPCTTSPCCQPSYCTSSPCQEHCCTPVCCKPVCCTPVCCKPVCCTPVCCEDSPCTTSSCCQPSPCCRPSSCVSLLCRPVCRPACCTPVCCKPVCCTPACCKPVCCNPVCCEDSPCTTSSCCQPSCCTSSPCQEDCCTPVCCKPTCCTPVCCKPVCCTPVCCKPVCCTPVCCEDSPCSAPSCCQLSPCCRPSSSVSLLCRPVCPRPACCTPVSSCCRPASCVSLLCRPACPRPACC; encoded by the exons ATGGCCGCGTCCACCCTGTCCGTCTGCTCCAGCGACCTGAGCTATGGCAGCCGCGTCTGCCTGCCCGGGGCCTCGGACTCCTGCCCCGACTCCTCCTGGCAGGAGGACGACTGCCCAGAGAGCTGCTGCGAGCCCCCGTGCTGCGCCCCGGCCCCCTGCCTGACCCTCCTGtgcggcccctcctccccctgccagggaGACTGCTGCACCCCTGCgtgctgcaagcccgtctgctgcacccct GAACActgctgcacccctgtgtgctgtaagcccgtctgctgcacccctgtgtgcTGCGAGGACTCCCCCTGCACAACCTCTCCATGCTGCCAGCCGTCCTACTGCACCTCCTCCCCCTGTCAGGAACActgctgcacccctgtgtgctgtaagcccgtctgctgcacccctgtctgctgcaagcccgtctgctgcacccctgtgtgcTGTGAGGACTCCCCCTGCACAACCTCTTCATGttgccagcccagcccctgctgcagaCCCTCCTCCTGCGTGTCCCTGCTCTGCCGTCCCGTGTGCAGGCCCGCctgctgcacccctgtgtgctgcaagcccgtctgctgcacccctgcctgttgcaagcccgtctgctgcaACCCTGTCTGCTGTGAAGACTCCCCCTGCACAACCTCTTCATGCTGCCAGCCGTCCTGctgcacctcctccccctgccaggaaGACTGCTGCACCCCTGTTtgctgcaa GCCCAcctgctgcacccctgtctgctgcaagcccgtctgctgcacccctgtctgctgcaagcccgtctgctgcacccctgtgtgcTGCGAGGATTccccctgctcagccccctcCTGCTGCCAGCTCAGCCCCTGCTGCAGACCCTCCTCCAGTGTATCCCTGCTCTGCCGCCCCGTGTGCCCCCGCCCCGCCTGCTGCACCCCTGTCTCCTCCTGCTGCCGCCCAGCCTCCTGCGTGTCCCTGCTCTGCCGCCCCGCGTGCCCCCGCCCTGCCTGCTGCTGA
- the LOC122230596 gene encoding keratin-associated protein 10-7-like, translated as MATSTLSVCSSDLSYGSRVCLPGASDSCPDSSWQVDDCPESCCEPPCCAPAPCLTLLCGPSSPCQGDCCTPACCKPVCCTPVCCKPVCCTPVCCEDSPCSAPSCCQPSPCCRPSCCVSLLCRPVCRPTCCTPVCCKLFSCTPVCCEDSPCTTSSCCQPSCCTSSPCQEDCCKPVCCTPVCCKPVCCTAVCCEDSPCTTSSCCQPSPCCRPSSCVSLLCRPVCRPACCAPASSCRSSCCRPASCVSLLCRPAVCPRPACCGPTSARWLPTPSSLSSGLSPPHTRMKKPPPWLSGTAGGGTPRPPTPPPPLHRAPEAHIPGGADGSRGPGAPSPSSSTWSYATVTASVAQPALVPRERTRGTCQPPSGTPHCSVLLPHLNLGPRHRLEKESSKRVPESHNVTQQAHLPAPSLKTENRCASKIRTRPFEAA; from the exons ATGGCCACGTCCACCCTGTCCGTCTGCTCCAGCGACCTGAGCTATGGCAGCCGCGTCTGCCTGCCCGGGGCCTCGGACTCCTGCCCCGACTCCTCCTGGCAGGTGGACGACTGCCCAGAGAGCTGCTGCGAGCCCCCGTGCTGCGCCCCGGCCCCCTGCCTGACCCTCCTGtgcggcccctcctccccctgccagggaGACTGCTGCACCCCTGCgtgctgcaagcccgtctgctgcacccctgtgtgctgcaagcccgtctgctgcacccctgtctgctgcGAGGACTccccctgctcagccccctcctgctgccagcccagcccctgctgcagaCCCTCCTGCTGTGTGTCCCTGCTCTGCCGCCCCGTGTGCAGGCCCAcctgctgcacccctgtctgctgcaaGCTCTTTTCCTGCACCCCTGTGTGCTGCGAGGACTCCCCCTGCACAACCTCTTCATGTTGCCAGCCGTCCTGctgcacctcctccccctgccaggaagactgctgcaagcccgtctgctgcacccctgtctgctgcaaGCCCGTGTGCTGCACCGCTGTCTGCTGCGAGGACTCCCCCTGCACAACCTCTTcatgctgccagcccagcccctgctgtAGACCCTCCTCCTGCGTGTCCCTGCTCTGCCGCCCCGTGTGCAGGCCCGCCTGCTgcgcccctgcctcctcctgccgGTCCAGCTGCTGCCGCCCTGCCTCCTGCGTGTCCCTGCTCTGCCGCCCCGCGGTGTGCCCCCGCCCTGCCTGCTGTGGCCCCACCTCAG CTCGCTGGCTGCCCACACCCAGCAGCCTCTCCTCtggcctgtccccaccccacaccagGATGAAGAAGCCCCCACCGTGGCTCTCAGGCACGGCCGGCGGGGGTACG ccccggccccccacccccccacccccactgcaccGGGCCCCTGAGGCCCACATCCCAG GGGGAGCGGATGGCAGCAGAGGGCCCggggctccctccccctcctcttctacTTGGTCCTATGCCACTGTCACAGCCAGCGTGGCCCAGCCTGCCCTGGTCCCCCGGGAGCGCACCAGGGGGACGTGTCAGCCGCCCTCGGGGACGCCCCACTGCAGTGTCCTTCTGCCCCATCTGAACCTGGGTCCCAGGCACAGGCTGGAGAAAGAAAGTTCCAAACGTGTTCCCGAGAGTCACAACGTGACCCAGCAGGCCCACCTCCCAGCGCCTTCCCTGAAGACGGAGAACAGGTGTGCCAGCAAAATCCGGACACGGCCGTTCGAGGCAGCCTGA